One window of Aerococcus tenax genomic DNA carries:
- a CDS encoding LPXTG cell wall anchor domain-containing protein has protein sequence MKDLKKLLLGAAATTAAAGVLFAADASVAHAADAFVTPVDADGVPTSISGNPAVAQPEEKTVEDPNHSPYEYEAETKKAAIEIGEAMLKRSQLEGTALAQVNNHVDAVQTASGKWTPTFSYVEKAETPAKEDKKDEVKKDDKKKDESKKDDKNKDSKDKKDSEVNKDNKDSKAKKNESKKDDKKKSDKDSKVVVANEKAKKDHKAKKDAKAQKANAKLPATGVVAGSVAGLGVALVAAGSALSFRRRK, from the coding sequence ATGAAAGACTTGAAAAAATTATTATTAGGCGCAGCTGCTACAACTGCAGCCGCAGGTGTATTATTCGCAGCTGATGCTTCTGTAGCTCACGCAGCAGACGCATTTGTAACCCCAGTAGACGCAGATGGCGTACCTACAAGCATTTCTGGTAACCCTGCTGTAGCACAACCAGAAGAAAAAACAGTTGAAGATCCTAACCACTCACCATACGAATACGAAGCAGAAACCAAAAAAGCTGCTATCGAAATTGGTGAAGCAATGCTTAAACGTTCTCAATTAGAAGGTACTGCATTAGCACAAGTAAACAACCATGTTGATGCTGTTCAAACTGCTTCAGGTAAATGGACCCCAACTTTCAGCTACGTTGAAAAAGCAGAAACTCCTGCTAAAGAAGATAAAAAAGACGAAGTTAAGAAAGACGACAAGAAGAAAGACGAAAGCAAAAAAGACGACAAGAACAAAGACAGCAAAGACAAGAAAGATAGCGAAGTTAACAAAGACAACAAAGACAGCAAAGCTAAGAAAAACGAATCTAAGAAAGATGACAAGAAGAAATCTGACAAAGATTCTAAAGTTGTCGTAGCTAACGAAAAAGCTAAGAAAGACCACAAAGCTAAGAAAGACGCTAAAGCTCAAAAAGCTAACGCTAAATTACCAGCTACTGGTGTAGTTGCTGGTTCTGTTGCTGGCTTAGGTGTTGCTTTAGTTGCTGCTGGTTCAGCTCTATCTTTCCGTCGTCGTAAATAA
- a CDS encoding YlbG family protein gives MTNSYTQRQELVVWLNSTQKTRQLKRYGYLHYLNKERKYAILYVDKDQVEEAVEGLKKVRQVIKVTVSPKATINMDFTVALDGEEDRAKVIKEFEDFIYPPK, from the coding sequence ATGACCAATTCATATACCCAACGGCAAGAACTCGTCGTCTGGTTGAATTCCACTCAAAAAACCCGGCAATTGAAACGCTATGGCTACCTTCACTATCTAAATAAGGAACGCAAATACGCCATCCTCTATGTCGATAAGGACCAGGTAGAAGAAGCCGTCGAGGGACTCAAGAAAGTCCGCCAAGTCATCAAAGTCACTGTTTCTCCCAAAGCAACTATTAATATGGATTTTACAGTGGCCTTAGACGGTGAAGAAGATCGCGCCAAAGTCATCAAGGAGTTTGAAGACTTTATCTATCCACCGAAATAA
- a CDS encoding helix-hairpin-helix domain-containing protein — translation MQAWWEDLKNLSFAEIIENYGKLLVGALVAGILLVAALFYFVFDRVLGPAGQAPVAATALVESDGQEENSQSESSVTDQTEGGEAGNSERQGDDLIYVDVKGAVKSPGLYQVQAGDRVLDAIDLAGGLNDQADSKRINLSQRLQDQMVVYVPTLDEEVGAEDLMSITPVLSEDGPTAGSSQGDNEKININTADASQLQEISGIGEKKAADIIQYRESKGSFQTIEEITEVSGIGDKTFEKIKEQITVN, via the coding sequence ATGCAAGCGTGGTGGGAAGATTTAAAGAACTTATCTTTTGCAGAAATTATTGAAAACTATGGCAAATTACTGGTCGGAGCCTTGGTCGCTGGGATTTTATTGGTGGCTGCTTTGTTTTATTTTGTTTTTGACCGGGTGCTTGGTCCAGCTGGTCAAGCCCCAGTAGCCGCAACCGCTTTGGTGGAGTCAGATGGCCAAGAGGAAAATAGTCAGTCGGAGTCGTCCGTGACAGACCAAACGGAAGGTGGCGAAGCTGGGAATTCAGAGAGGCAGGGAGACGATTTAATCTATGTGGATGTCAAAGGGGCGGTCAAGTCACCCGGCCTCTATCAAGTCCAGGCAGGGGACCGCGTCCTTGATGCTATTGATTTGGCGGGTGGGCTCAATGACCAAGCCGATTCTAAACGGATTAATCTCTCCCAGCGCCTCCAGGACCAGATGGTGGTCTATGTGCCGACCTTGGATGAAGAAGTGGGAGCGGAAGACTTGATGTCTATAACTCCTGTTTTGTCTGAGGATGGCCCAACTGCAGGAAGTAGCCAGGGAGATAATGAGAAGATCAATATCAATACTGCTGATGCCAGCCAACTCCAAGAAATATCAGGCATTGGAGAGAAGAAGGCGGCTGATATTATTCAATATCGGGAAAGTAAGGGGTCTTTTCAAACGATTGAGGAGATTACCGAAGTCTCTGGCATTGGTGACAAGACCTTTGAGAAGATCAAAGAACAAATTACTGTGAATTAA
- a CDS encoding pyruvate carboxylase, which translates to MKKVLVANRGEIAIRVFRACYELGIETVAIFAREDETSVHRFKADESYLVGAGKKPVDAYLDIEDIIRIAKETQADAIHPGYGFLSENQEFASRCREEGIIFIGPNTDTLDMFGDKIKAKAAAHQAGIQEVSGTEGDVESVEEVKAFAKKAGYPIIVKAALGGGGRGMRVVRSDEEVEEAYQTAKSEAKTAFGSDEIYAEKYIENPKHIEVQILGDQAGNVVHLWERDCSIQRRHQKVVEMAPSVSLDHDLRLRICEAARQLMENVGYVNAGTVEFLVSGDDFYFIEVNPRVQVEHTVSEEITGIDIVQAQIQIAAGKTLAEIGIPKQEDMPLIGYSIQCRITTEDPAYHFFPDTGKINTYRSPGGFGLRLDAGNGYTNTEVSPYYDSLLTKLVSHSMTFEDAVRKMVRGLREYRIRGVRNNIPFLMNVLTHPTFTSGQATTTFIDNTPELFDFPKERNRDRGNKILQYIGDTTVNGFPGLQQKDKPHYRPAHLPDLEDVSLDRPTAKQVLDQEGVSGVQSYIHDTKEVLLTETTMRDAHQSLIATRMRTRDMLKAAEQIETANPAIFSQEVWGGATFDTAYRFLTEDPWVRLEKLREAMPNTLLQMLFRGSNAVGYTAYPDNVLRAFIKQAAETGIDVFRIFDSLNWSKQIERPLEFVKETGKIAEAAMCYSGDILDPNRSKYDLNYYVNLAKELQTMGADIIAIKDMAGLLKPQAAYVLISELKDKIDVPIHLHTHDTSGNGIMMYSEAIRAGIDIVDVATSAFSSTTSQPSMTSFYYALEHNDRKPNINVKNAQAMNQYWSGVRTYYEDFASGLKTPETEIYRTEMPGGQYTNLQQQAASVGLGDRWEEVKVMYHDVNLLFGDIVKVTPSSKVVGDMALFMVQNDLSIEDFYEKGKTIDFPDSVIEFFQGKLGQPAGGFPADVRDLILKGADYTEERPGDLLEPVDFDQVKEDLSEKLGDEVDNKDVLGYLMYPKVFTDYREKIARYSDISNVDTPTFFNGMRQGETITVEIEKGKVLLIRLIEIGEADHSGQRIIYFDLNGQRREIAVQDAHYTNVVASRPKADTNNPNHIAATMPGSILKVEISEGDHVSAGQVVLVTEAMKMETTIKAPKAGKVRQVTVQAGEQVEIGDLLIELETE; encoded by the coding sequence ATTAAAAAAGTCTTAGTCGCCAACCGTGGCGAGATTGCGATTCGGGTCTTTCGGGCCTGCTATGAATTAGGCATTGAAACTGTGGCTATCTTCGCCCGTGAAGATGAAACCAGTGTCCACCGTTTTAAGGCTGATGAATCCTACCTGGTTGGCGCCGGCAAGAAACCTGTTGATGCCTATTTAGACATTGAAGATATTATCCGCATCGCTAAGGAAACCCAGGCTGATGCCATCCATCCCGGCTATGGCTTTCTCTCTGAAAATCAAGAATTTGCTAGTCGCTGTCGGGAAGAGGGGATTATCTTCATTGGACCAAATACCGATACCCTAGACATGTTTGGGGACAAGATTAAGGCCAAGGCTGCTGCCCATCAGGCGGGCATCCAAGAAGTTTCCGGGACTGAAGGGGACGTGGAATCGGTTGAAGAGGTCAAGGCTTTTGCTAAGAAGGCTGGCTATCCGATTATAGTCAAAGCCGCTCTAGGTGGCGGTGGCCGGGGGATGCGGGTAGTCCGCTCTGACGAAGAAGTGGAAGAAGCCTATCAGACTGCCAAAAGTGAAGCCAAGACTGCCTTTGGTTCCGATGAAATTTATGCGGAAAAATACATTGAAAACCCTAAGCATATTGAAGTCCAAATATTAGGTGACCAAGCCGGTAATGTGGTCCACCTATGGGAACGAGACTGTTCGATCCAGCGTCGTCACCAAAAAGTGGTGGAAATGGCGCCTTCCGTTTCCTTAGACCATGACTTAAGACTACGGATCTGTGAAGCTGCTCGGCAATTGATGGAAAATGTGGGCTATGTTAACGCGGGGACTGTGGAATTCCTGGTTTCTGGTGATGATTTCTACTTTATTGAAGTTAATCCCCGGGTTCAAGTGGAACATACGGTCAGTGAAGAAATAACCGGTATCGACATTGTCCAAGCTCAGATCCAAATCGCAGCGGGCAAGACGCTAGCAGAGATTGGAATTCCTAAGCAGGAAGACATGCCCCTGATTGGCTATTCCATCCAATGTCGGATCACGACGGAAGACCCTGCCTACCACTTCTTCCCTGATACCGGGAAAATTAATACTTATCGGTCACCGGGTGGATTTGGTCTACGGTTAGACGCTGGGAATGGTTATACCAACACTGAGGTTTCGCCTTACTATGATTCTCTCTTAACCAAGCTGGTTTCCCATTCCATGACCTTTGAAGATGCGGTGCGCAAGATGGTCCGGGGGTTAAGAGAATACCGGATCCGGGGTGTCCGCAATAACATTCCTTTCTTAATGAATGTGCTCACCCATCCGACCTTTACCAGTGGCCAAGCCACCACCACCTTTATCGATAATACACCAGAACTTTTCGACTTCCCTAAGGAGCGTAACCGCGACCGGGGCAATAAGATCCTCCAATATATTGGGGATACGACGGTCAATGGTTTCCCAGGCTTACAACAAAAGGATAAACCCCACTACCGTCCGGCCCATCTTCCAGATTTAGAAGATGTTTCTCTAGACCGACCAACCGCCAAACAGGTTCTCGATCAAGAGGGCGTATCAGGAGTGCAAAGTTATATCCATGACACTAAGGAAGTTCTCCTAACTGAAACTACCATGCGGGATGCCCACCAAAGCTTAATCGCGACCCGGATGCGAACCCGCGACATGCTCAAGGCGGCTGAACAAATTGAGACGGCTAACCCAGCCATCTTCTCCCAAGAAGTCTGGGGCGGGGCGACCTTTGATACGGCCTATCGTTTCTTAACCGAAGACCCTTGGGTGCGGTTAGAGAAGCTCCGTGAGGCTATGCCTAACACCCTCCTGCAAATGCTCTTTCGAGGGTCCAATGCGGTGGGCTATACCGCTTATCCGGATAATGTCTTACGGGCCTTTATTAAACAAGCGGCTGAAACGGGGATCGATGTCTTTCGGATCTTTGACAGTTTGAACTGGTCCAAGCAAATTGAACGGCCTTTGGAATTTGTCAAGGAAACTGGAAAGATTGCCGAAGCAGCCATGTGCTATAGCGGGGATATCCTAGACCCTAACCGCAGCAAGTATGACCTTAATTACTATGTCAACTTAGCCAAGGAACTCCAAACTATGGGCGCTGACATTATTGCCATTAAGGATATGGCGGGGCTCTTGAAGCCACAAGCAGCCTATGTCTTGATTTCTGAACTAAAAGACAAAATCGATGTGCCGATCCACCTCCATACCCATGACACCTCGGGTAACGGGATTATGATGTATTCCGAAGCCATTCGGGCTGGCATTGATATTGTGGACGTGGCGACTTCAGCCTTCTCCTCAACCACCAGCCAACCAAGTATGACCAGTTTTTACTATGCCTTGGAACACAATGACCGCAAACCAAACATTAACGTGAAGAACGCCCAAGCCATGAACCAATACTGGTCAGGTGTGCGGACCTATTATGAAGATTTCGCCTCTGGATTAAAAACCCCAGAAACCGAAATTTACCGGACCGAAATGCCAGGGGGCCAGTATACCAACCTCCAACAACAAGCCGCTTCAGTGGGCTTAGGAGACCGTTGGGAAGAGGTCAAGGTCATGTACCACGATGTCAACTTACTCTTTGGTGATATCGTTAAGGTCACTCCATCTTCTAAGGTGGTCGGTGATATGGCCCTCTTCATGGTTCAAAATGACCTATCCATTGAAGACTTCTATGAAAAGGGCAAGACTATCGATTTTCCTGATTCTGTGATTGAATTCTTCCAAGGCAAGTTAGGTCAACCGGCAGGTGGCTTTCCAGCAGATGTCCGCGACCTCATCCTCAAAGGGGCTGACTACACTGAAGAACGCCCCGGTGACCTCTTAGAACCGGTTGATTTCGACCAAGTCAAGGAAGACTTAAGCGAAAAATTGGGCGATGAGGTCGATAATAAGGACGTGCTCGGCTATCTCATGTATCCTAAAGTCTTCACCGATTACCGGGAGAAAATTGCTCGTTACAGTGACATCTCGAATGTCGATACGCCTACCTTCTTCAATGGCATGCGGCAAGGCGAAACCATTACCGTTGAAATTGAAAAGGGCAAGGTCCTCCTCATTCGCCTGATTGAAATTGGGGAAGCCGACCACTCTGGTCAACGGATTATTTACTTTGATCTGAATGGTCAACGGCGGGAAATTGCCGTCCAAGACGCCCACTACACCAATGTGGTGGCTAGTCGTCCTAAGGCAGATACCAATAATCCCAACCATATTGCAGCAACCATGCCCGGGTCGATACTCAAGGTGGAAATCAGTGAAGGTGACCATGTCAGCGCTGGCCAAGTGGTCCTAGTGACTGAAGCTATGAAGATGGAAACCACGATCAAGGCACCAAAAGCCGGCAAGGTCCGCCAAGTCACTGTCCAAGCAGGCGAACAAGTTGAAATCGGAGACCTACTCATTGAATTAGAAACTGAATAA
- the rsmD gene encoding 16S rRNA (guanine(966)-N(2))-methyltransferase RsmD — protein MEKGCGKMRIIAGEFGGIPLQVVPGSNTRPTTDKIKESMFNIIGQYLDGGIVLDFYAGSGALGLEALSRGADEVYAFERFRKAQETIAKNVAKAHLEDRYHLLKGDNQKQLKSLQKKAPDLQFDWVFLDPPYKGQHLEDLLLQFQEEGWLSDQVTVVCELDSQDNLPDTVGNLHAFKNATYGHTRVVCYRFAA, from the coding sequence ATTGAGAAGGGATGTGGCAAGATGCGGATTATTGCCGGTGAATTTGGGGGAATTCCCCTACAAGTGGTGCCAGGATCGAATACCCGGCCCACGACAGATAAGATTAAGGAATCCATGTTTAATATTATTGGTCAATATCTAGATGGCGGGATTGTCCTTGACTTTTACGCGGGATCCGGAGCTCTGGGATTAGAAGCTCTATCGCGGGGAGCTGATGAGGTTTATGCCTTTGAACGCTTCCGTAAGGCCCAAGAAACGATCGCTAAGAATGTAGCTAAGGCCCATCTTGAAGATCGCTACCACTTACTTAAAGGTGACAACCAAAAGCAGTTGAAGTCTTTACAGAAGAAGGCTCCTGACTTACAATTTGACTGGGTTTTCTTAGATCCACCTTATAAGGGCCAACATTTAGAAGATTTGCTCCTTCAGTTCCAAGAAGAGGGCTGGCTCAGTGACCAAGTCACGGTGGTTTGTGAGTTAGATAGTCAAGATAACCTGCCTGACACCGTGGGAAATTTACACGCCTTTAAAAACGCAACCTATGGGCATACTCGGGTGGTTTGCTATCGTTTTGCTGCATAG